A part of Denitratisoma oestradiolicum genomic DNA contains:
- a CDS encoding thiamine pyrophosphate-binding protein → MTSNIHRPDGGELLARTLKAAGVEEIFALHGGHLESFWQGCVRHGLRLTDFRHESSAGHAADAYARTTGRLGVCVVTSGPGFTNVITAITNAYLDGVPVLFIVGSPPLRDVETNPLQGGIDQVAIATPTTKWAHRVTHTERIPELAAQAIRTCLNGRPGPVLLDVPIDVLHIPVDEARVRPATGLNVRTAPAPSPVDVSAIIDMLKAAQRPAIFVGNGIRFAKAEGELQRFAEAAGIPVFCGGHGYGALPYDHPLWGKDLALLGALGMMGQPGLDALLVVGARLGLFTGGRSEAIVPSGTPIAQVDLHPAELGRLREVKIPVLADARETFRALADTAQSVDWPDWSTWAATSTAIKSMTGAMFGPAQAEQSPLHPYHAMETVAAAMPRDAIYVLDGGETSAWSHMALKADASCQIIGAGYHGCLGVGPGMAIGAQIAHPDKRVVQITGDGAMGFHIQEFDTQVRKQLPVVTIIFNNQLWGMSAHGQDLIYGRAQRVIADLPGTRYADIALAFGCHAERVERLADLAPALARALAAGKPACVEVMIDPEVMHPTMPAMVGADNPGPNEIMIPYYDNIVMD, encoded by the coding sequence ATGACCTCAAACATCCACCGTCCCGATGGCGGCGAATTGCTGGCCCGTACCCTGAAGGCCGCCGGCGTCGAAGAAATTTTCGCCCTCCACGGCGGCCACCTGGAATCCTTCTGGCAGGGCTGCGTGCGCCACGGCCTGCGCCTCACGGACTTCCGCCACGAATCCTCCGCCGGCCACGCGGCCGACGCCTATGCTCGCACCACGGGCCGGCTCGGCGTCTGCGTGGTGACCTCCGGCCCCGGTTTCACCAACGTCATCACCGCCATCACCAACGCCTATCTGGACGGGGTGCCGGTGCTGTTCATCGTCGGCTCACCGCCCCTGCGGGACGTGGAGACCAATCCGCTGCAGGGCGGCATCGACCAGGTGGCCATCGCCACGCCCACCACCAAGTGGGCCCACCGTGTCACCCATACCGAACGCATTCCCGAACTCGCCGCCCAGGCCATCCGCACCTGCCTGAACGGCCGCCCCGGGCCGGTGCTGCTGGACGTGCCCATCGACGTGCTGCACATCCCCGTGGATGAGGCGCGGGTGCGCCCGGCCACAGGCCTGAACGTGCGTACCGCCCCTGCTCCGTCGCCCGTCGATGTGTCCGCTATTATCGACATGCTGAAGGCGGCCCAGCGCCCGGCGATCTTCGTCGGCAACGGCATCCGTTTCGCCAAGGCCGAGGGCGAGTTGCAGCGTTTCGCCGAAGCCGCCGGCATCCCCGTGTTCTGCGGCGGCCACGGCTATGGCGCGCTGCCCTACGACCACCCGCTCTGGGGCAAGGATCTGGCGCTGCTGGGCGCTCTGGGCATGATGGGCCAGCCGGGCCTCGATGCGCTGTTGGTCGTGGGCGCCCGCCTCGGCCTATTCACCGGTGGCCGCAGCGAGGCCATCGTGCCCAGCGGAACACCCATTGCCCAAGTGGATCTGCATCCCGCCGAACTGGGACGCTTGCGGGAGGTGAAGATTCCGGTGCTGGCAGATGCCCGCGAAACCTTCCGCGCGCTGGCCGACACAGCCCAGTCGGTGGATTGGCCGGACTGGTCGACCTGGGCCGCCACCTCCACCGCCATCAAGTCCATGACCGGGGCGATGTTCGGCCCGGCCCAGGCGGAACAGTCGCCGCTCCATCCTTACCACGCCATGGAGACCGTGGCGGCCGCGATGCCCCGGGACGCGATCTACGTCCTCGACGGCGGCGAGACCTCCGCCTGGAGCCACATGGCGCTGAAAGCGGACGCCAGCTGCCAGATCATCGGCGCCGGCTACCATGGCTGCCTCGGCGTCGGTCCGGGGATGGCCATCGGCGCCCAGATCGCCCACCCCGACAAGCGGGTAGTGCAGATCACTGGCGACGGCGCCATGGGCTTCCACATCCAGGAATTCGACACCCAGGTACGCAAGCAGCTGCCCGTGGTGACGATCATTTTCAACAACCAGCTATGGGGCATGTCGGCCCACGGCCAGGATCTGATCTACGGCCGCGCCCAGCGCGTCATCGCCGATCTCCCCGGCACCCGCTACGCCGACATCGCACTGGCCTTCGGCTGCCACGCCGAGCGGGTGGAGCGGCTGGCCGATCTGGCGCCGGCCCTGGCCCGCGCCCTGGCCGCCGGCAAGCCGGCCTGCGTCGAGGTGATGATCGATCCCGAGGTGATGCATCCCACCATGCCCGCCATGGTGGGCGCCGACAATCCGGGGCCGAACGAGATCATGATCCCCTATTACGACAACATCGTGATGGACTGA
- a CDS encoding zinc-dependent alcohol dehydrogenase, which yields MKQVQVFNCDDVRLAEVPEPECGPDDVLVEVAACGICGSDFGYIHSGGPMGPTGQPMPLGHEFAGRIAAVGAQVKTWRLGQAVVVNPLSAANMIGNGGPEGAFAPQVRVRAAEAPGTLFALPDTVPLERGALAEPLAVAFHAVSQGAAGPQTRAVVLGAGPIGLGCVIGLKRAGVKDVVVLDRAAHRREIARQLGADATFADMDETFWAGLSERHGSTPFYGMPLPATDLFIDCSGAPALVEAAIQRAAPGTRLVLVAVYKQPAALDLTLVMAKEIQVCGAFSYGDSFPDAIDHLARHGDAVAPYASHRLPLSQFQEALALASDPERAAKVLVIPD from the coding sequence ATGAAACAAGTTCAAGTCTTCAACTGCGACGACGTGCGCCTCGCCGAGGTGCCCGAGCCCGAGTGCGGCCCCGACGACGTGCTGGTCGAAGTGGCCGCCTGCGGCATCTGCGGCAGCGACTTCGGCTACATCCACAGCGGCGGCCCGATGGGACCCACCGGCCAGCCGATGCCCCTGGGCCACGAGTTCGCCGGACGCATCGCCGCCGTCGGCGCCCAGGTGAAAACCTGGCGCCTGGGCCAGGCGGTGGTGGTGAATCCGCTCTCCGCCGCCAACATGATCGGCAACGGCGGCCCCGAGGGCGCCTTCGCGCCCCAGGTGCGGGTGCGGGCGGCGGAAGCGCCAGGCACCCTGTTCGCCCTGCCGGACACGGTGCCCCTGGAACGGGGTGCCCTGGCCGAGCCCCTGGCCGTGGCCTTCCACGCCGTCAGCCAGGGCGCGGCCGGGCCCCAGACGCGAGCCGTGGTGCTGGGCGCCGGCCCCATCGGCCTGGGCTGCGTGATCGGCCTGAAGCGGGCCGGCGTCAAGGATGTGGTGGTGCTGGACCGCGCCGCCCATCGGCGCGAGATTGCCCGTCAACTGGGCGCCGACGCCACCTTCGCCGACATGGACGAAACCTTCTGGGCGGGTCTTAGCGAACGCCACGGCAGCACGCCCTTCTACGGCATGCCCCTGCCGGCCACCGACCTCTTCATCGATTGCTCCGGCGCGCCGGCACTGGTGGAGGCCGCGATACAGCGCGCCGCCCCCGGCACGCGGCTGGTGCTGGTGGCGGTCTACAAGCAGCCGGCAGCCCTGGATCTGACCCTGGTGATGGCCAAGGAAATCCAGGTTTGCGGCGCCTTTTCCTACGGCGACAGCTTCCCCGACGCCATCGACCACCTGGCCCGGCACGGCGACGCGGTGGCGCCTTACGCCAGCCACCGCCTGCCCCTGTCCCAGTTCCAGGAGGCCCTGGCCCTGGCGAGCGATCCGGAACGGGCGGCCAAGGTGCTGGTGATTCCCGACTGA